A window from Manis javanica isolate MJ-LG chromosome 10, MJ_LKY, whole genome shotgun sequence encodes these proteins:
- the KCTD17 gene encoding BTB/POZ domain-containing protein KCTD17 isoform X3, with the protein MPRARHLPASSRGSRGMQTPGRAMRMDAGEAAPPAGAGGRAVGGWGKWVRLNVGGTVFLTTRQTLCREQKSFLSRLCQGEELQSDRDETGAYLIDRDPTYFGPILNFLRHGKLVLDKDMAEEGVLEEAEFYNIGPLIRIIKDRMEEKDYTVTQVPPKHVYRVLQCQEEELTQMVSTMSDGWRFEQLVNIGSSYNYGSEDQAEFLCVVSKELYSSPHGLSSESSRKTKLLQARGTRM; encoded by the exons ATGCCCCGCGCGCGGCACCTGCCCGCCTCCAGCCGCGGATCCCGTGGGATGCAGACGCCGGGGAGAGCGATGAGGATGGACGCTGGGGAGGCAGCGCCGCCGGCGGGGGCAGGCGGCCGAGCCGTGGGCGGCTGGGGCAAGTGGGTGCGGCTCAACGTGGGGGGCACGGTGTTCCTGACCACCCGGCAGACGCTGTGCCGGGAGCAGAAGTCCTTCCTCAGCCGCCTGTGCCAGGGGGAAGAGCTGCAGTCCGATCGG GATGAGACTGGGGCCTACCTCATTGACCGTGACCCCACCTACTTTGGACCCATCCTGAACTTCCTCCGGCATGGCAAGCTGGTGCTGGACAAGGACATGGCTGAGGAGG GGGTCCTGGAGGAAGCAGAGTTCTACAACATCGGCCCACTGATCCGCATCATCAAAGACCGGATGGAGGAGAAGGACTATACGGTCACGCAG GTCCCACCCAAGCACGTGTACCGCGTGCTGCAGTGCCAGGAGGAAGAGCTCACGCAGATGGTTTCCACCATGTCTGATGGCTGGCGCTTCGAGCAG CTGGTGAACATCGGCTCCTCCTACAACTATGGCAGTGAGGACCAGGCAGAGTTCCTGTGTGTGGTGTCCAAGGAGCTCTACAGCTCTCCACATGGGCTGAGCTCCGAGTCCAGCCGCAAAACCAAG